In Cutaneotrichosporon cavernicola HIS019 DNA, chromosome: 1, one DNA window encodes the following:
- the GFA1 gene encoding uncharacterized protein (SIS domain), whose product MPVQIKSACRLVNTTFIMCGIFAYCSYLTERDRGYVCELLCNALARMEYRGYDSAGIGIDGDSPTDPYILFKEVGKVSALRKHVAGGIPTPAPGNEANALTTPVDMKKLFVSQTSMAHTRWATHGVPCSLNCHPHVSDPLTEFSVVHNGIITNFKELKLVLQKRGYVFRTDTDTECVAILCKYVYESQPNKRLNFQTLIKTVLKELEGSFAFVFKSVHFPDEIIAARRGSPLLIGVKSERKLKVDFVDVELQDDKQIPVPEAVDGQGLLAVPANGTAAPGSNLRRQQSRAFLSEDGMPQPIEFFVASDPAAIVEHTKKVLYLEDDDIAHIADGQLHIHRLRRDDGLSSVRAIETLEIELAEIMKGQYAHFMQKEIYEQPESVVNTMRGRVNFDNNTVTLGGLKAYLPVIRRGRRLLFVACGTSYHSCIAARPVFEELTEIPVAVELASDFLDRRTPVFRDDVAIFVSQSGETADTILAMRYCLERGALCLGVVNVVGSTLSRETHSGIHINAGPEIGVASTKAYTSQYIALIMMAVQLASDSMSKAARRAEIIAGLHDIPGQIKTILTMDKEIQQLATTFAKQNSLLIMGRGYQFATCLEGALKIKELCYMHSEGILAGELKHGPLALVDEHLPIIFIMTKDSLYPKVQSALQQVIARNGKPIVFITEGEEAPADVKTVVVPKTTDCLQGLLNVIPLQLLSYHIAVQRGVDVDFPRNLAKSVTTE is encoded by the exons ATGCCTGTTCAAATAAAGTCGGCTTGCCGCCTGG TCAACACAACCT TCATTATGTGTG GAATCTTTGCGTACTGCTCGTACCTGACGGAGCGTGACCGCGGCTACGTCTGCGAGTTGCTCTGCAACGCGCTTGCGCGTATGGAGTACCGTGGCTACGACTCGGCCGGTATCGGTATTGACGGCGACTCGCCCACCGACCCGTACATCCTCTtcaaggaggtcggcaaggTCTCGGCTCTCCGCAAGCACGTTGCTGGCGGCATTCCGACTCCGGCACCGGGCAACGAGGCTAACGCTCTCACCACCCCCGTCGACATGAAGAAGCTCTTTGTTAGCCAGACGTCGATGGCTCACACCCGCTGGGCGACTCACGGTGTTCCCTGCAGCCTCAACTGCCACCCTCACGTCAGTGACCCCTTAACCGAGTTCTCTGTCGTCCACAACGGTATTATTACCAACTTTAAGGAGCTCAAGCTTGTCCTCCAGAAGCGTGGCTACGTCTTCCGCACCGACACCGACACTGAGTGCGTTGCCATTCTCTGCAAGTATGTCTACGAGAGCCAGCCCAACAAGCGCCTCAACTTCCAGACCCTCATCAAGACGgtcctcaaggagctcgagggctCGTTTGCGTTTGTCTTCAAGTCGGTCCACTTCCCCGATGAGATTATCGCTGCGCGTCGTGGTTcgcccctcctcatcgGTGTCAAGTCggagcgcaagctcaaggtcgACTTTGTTGACGTTGAGCTCCAGGACGACAAGCAGATCCCCGTGCCCGAGGCTGTTGACGGTCAGGGCCTTCTTGCCGTCCCTGCCAACGGCACCGCTGCCCCTGGCTCCAACCTCCGCCGTCAGCAGTCGCGCGCTTTCCTCTCTGAGGACGGCATGCCCCAGCCGATCGAGTTCTTTGTGGCCTCGGACCCTGCTGCCATTGTCGAGCACACCAAGAAGGTTCTCTAccttgaggacgacgacattgcGCACATTGCGGACGGCCAGCTCCACATCCACCGtctccgccgcgacgacggtCTCTCGTCGGTTCGTGCCATCGAGACcctcgagatcgagctcgccgagatcATGAAGGGCCAGTACGCCCACTTCATGCAGAAGGAGATCTACGAGCAGCCCGAGTCAGTCGTCAACACCATGCGTGGCCGTGTCAACTTCGACAACAACACTGTCACTCTTGGTGGCCTCAAGGCGTACCTCCCTGTCATccgtcgcggccgccgcctcctgTTCGTCGCGTGCGGTACCTCGTACCACTCGTGTATCGCTGCCCGCCCGGTGTTCGAGGAGCTCACTGAGATTCccgtcgctgtcgagcTTGCGTCCGACTTCCTTGACCGCCGCACGCCCGTCTTCCgtgacgacgtcgccatTTTTGTCTCGCAGTCTGGTGAGACCGCCGacaccatcctcgccatGCGCTACTGCCTTGAGCGTGGCGCGCTCTGCCTTGGTgtcgtcaatgtcgtcggCTCGACCCTCTCGCGTGAGACCCACTCGGGTATCCACATTAACGCTGGTCCCGAGATCGGTGTCGCGTCCACCAAGGCGTACACCTCGCAGTACATCGCCCTCATCATGATGGCCGTCCAGCTCGCCTCGGACTCGATGTCCAaggctgcgcgccgcgccgaaATCATCGCTGGCCTCCACGACATCCCAGGCCAGATCAAGACCATCTTGACCATGGACAAGGAGATCCAGCAGCTGGCGACCACGTTTGCCAAGCAGAACTCGCTCCTTATCATGGGCCGTGGCTACCAGTTCGCGACTTGCCTTGAGGGCGCGCtcaagatcaaggagcTCTGCTACATGCACTCGGAGGGTATCCTGGCCGGTGAGCTCAAGCACGGCCCTCTGGCgcttgtcgacgagcaccTTCCCATCATCTTCATCATGACCAAGGACTCGCTCTACCCCAAGGTCCAGTCGGCCCTCCAGCAGGTCATTGCCCGTAACGGCAAGCCCATCGTCTTCATCactgagggcgaggaggctcCCGCCGACGTCAAGACGGTCGTCGTCCCCAAGACCACCGACTGCCTCCAGGGTctcctcaacgtcatccCTCTTCAGCTCCTCTCGTACC ACATCGCTGTccagcgcggcgtcgacgttgacTTCCCTCGTAACCTCGCCAAGTCTGTGACTACCGAATAG
- a CDS encoding uncharacterized protein (catalytic domain of ctd-like phosphatases) yields the protein MPDAWAASPTPDGPTPCPVATVDTTSISPSASSSLTPDAQIADDNSQLTPEEAVSGPPLVPEEKLTFHMKWSGKTFELVLSSSDLLYDLRAQIEQLTDVPAEAQKILGLTKVKLSAQTEGSRLAAVGIQDGARFQMVGTPVHLRFKERVGPPPPDDGIDINYPARGSDGRFIAPAQDPRNQRKVAELVKKYPITIINEARPGKRLLVLDIDYTLVDTRPLIDGALPPIECARPGLHLFLERVYPHYDIVMWSQTHWRWLETKLVELGILGGDAAYKICFVADRTTMFPIFSERSGQMIKHEVKPLAYFWAQYPDWSAKNTIHIDDLGRNFALNPGEGLKIRAFKGAGTLEAEADRELEKLGGYLVDLAEMTEDFTTVDHSRWKKRRRRREGEGTGPQTARQGTNEGPTA from the exons ATGCCCGACGCGTGGGCCGCTTCGCCAACTCCCGACGGGCCAACCCCTTGCCCAGTTGCCACCGTTGACACtacctccatctctccttCAGCCTCGAGTTCCCTCACTCCCGATGCCCagatcgccgacgacaacaGTCAACTGACAcccgaggaggccgtcTCTGGGCCGCCCCTCGTgcccgaggagaagctGACCTTCCACATGAAGTGGTCGGGGAAGACCTTTGAGCTCGTGCTCAGCTCGAGCGATCT TTTGTATGACTTGCGCGCACAGATCGAACAGCTCACCGACGTGCCCGCAGAGGCGCAGAAGATCCTGGGACTCACCAAAGTCAAGTTGAGCGCGCAGACAGAAGGGTCgcgtctcgccgccgtcgggATTCAGGATGGGGCGCGCTTCCAGATGGTTGGCACGCCAGTGCATCTCCGCTTCAAGGAACGTGTCGGGCCGCCCCCTCCCGACGACGGGATCGACATCAACTACCCTGCCCGTGGATCTGACGGGCGCTTCATTGCGCCAGCCCAGGATCCGCGGAACCAAcgcaaggtcgccgagctggtcAAGAAGTATCCCATCACC ATCATCAACGAGGCACGCCCGGGAAAGCGGCTacttgtcctcgacattGATTACACTCTCGTCGACACGCGGCCGCTCATCGACGGAGCACTCCCACCAATAGAGTGCGCCCGGCCTGGCCTGCACCTTTTCCTCGAACG CGTATATCCGCATTACGACATTGTCATGTGGAGCCAGACGCACTGGCGATGGCTCGAAACCAAGCTAGTCGAGCTCGGTATTCTTGGGGGCGATGCCGCTTACAAG ATCTGCTTCGTGGCTGACCGCACCACCATGTTCCCG ATCTTCAGCGAACGCTCGGGGCAAATGATCAAGCACGA AGTCAAGCCTCTGGCGTACTTTTGGGCGCAGTACCCCGACTGGTCTGCGAAGAAC ACTATCCACATCGATGACCTTGGTCGCAACTTTGCCCTCAACCCAGGGGAAGGCCTCAAGATTCGGGCGTTCAAGGGTGCCGgcacgctcgaggccgaggccgaccgcGAGTTGGAGAAGCTGGGAGGTTAT cttGTCGACCTTGCGGAAATGACTGAGGACTTTACGACGGTCGACCACTCG CGCTGGAAGAagcgtcggcggcgtcgtgAAGGCGAGGGAACAGGGCCGCAGACTGCACGGCAAGGGACCAATGAGGGTCCGACAGCTTAG
- a CDS encoding uncharacterized protein (Domain of unknown function (DUF4203)), which translates to MRLPFALARVALIATLVGHALAQNPPGGDAGGGNGNGGSQPNPSPTPSPTPAPSGGGGNGGNNTASAVNGNGTSSAASPASLVAGQVVTTTITSFVAGPSGTQPAVFTFTFTVGLNGTASGLNGTLTNGTVTGNGTISNETLPWNDTLTYLPFSPKLDVAYGLGGALLIISGIPVATLGGKNRWSVLAVVSGYTVAFFCLVIILSFGVAPALEPPSPNPPSAALRGLYVLAVGISCIVGGGLGIFFFTFAKYWVGAAGGFCFGWFLLALRKGGLVRDTGPRWAILGSFTLAALVAAFIPKAHEYVLLVASALVGATAFTLGVDCFTRAGLKEFYIYNLGYSQLFPSLNGGKFPLTQSMQVEIGVVAAATLIASLIQFKVVNILAKRRKQIVEDEEARREAQEVSRAAENFKNVDAELAEWEGKHGSGDGNASSLLTPPPQASNLPGFDDSTGSGSNSTLVQRTPQKDQQPIAPELRINPRRMSLLEEMGYRDEELPPSPNTPTLLIHDADPEIEQKLQLLADVRRQRQDLQSTMGNLRSSFHETRVPGDSGSISSQGSRPATVAGVMERGRGATTSQPVSVHSRANSMTSLQLLDGVHQRKDSNTSSRLLDDRPRSRHLSGASSRLLGDDEYYARRDSRSLGNSFDERRAPRTFLPGEYSATELGSRLSLADSSTRPTEVLRVDNIEPPQTTPTGSDWQRRNSEWEEYVKNRNVQSAAPPGPALDNDMTVVSTNVARAISQRNEGTLRPSDRTPGQEYGANLMRALSMDMQRASVLPPPAAPRPAGNDRAPRSAPRAMTTDELAERHRDKLSKLQDKVTAPIREQIAVANAREEWSKAQAREREDQARRERERAEGARPPKHDLGDTAKERSVGDVLTSRTPARPADRRRRTEEWRHSVPLSPPKAGVKPTMTPSASQPLPRSHSYQMAKSPPVAHATLPHDRRASRRTSKANINIA; encoded by the exons ATGCGCCTTCccttcgccctcgcccgGGTGGCCCTCATCGCCACGCTGGTCGGGCATGCCTTGGCTCAGAACCCTCCGGGTGGAGACGCCGGTGGAGGGAACGGGAACGGCGGCAGCCAGCCCAACCCTTCACCCACGCCATCTCCAACACCAGCTCCTagtggaggcggcgggaACGGTGGTAACAACACTGCATCGGCGGTGAACGGCAACGGCACGTCGAGCGCAGCATCGCCAGCCTCCCTCGTAGCAGGCCAGGTCGTGACCACAACGATCACTAGCTTTGTCGCTGGCCCTAGCGGAACGCAGCCAGCCGTCTTCACATTTACATTCACAGTCGGGTTGAATGGCACCGCCAGCGGACTGAACGGCACGCTGACGAACGGCACTGTCACCGGCAACGGCACCATCTCGAACGAAACGCTTCCCTGGAACGACACACTCACTTACCTTCCATTCTCGCCGAAACTCGATGTTGCATACGGCCTCGGGGGCGCACTGCTCATCATCTCTGGCATTCCGGTAGCGACGCTCGGCGGCAAGAACCGATGGAGCGTTTTAGCCGTCGTCTCGGGCTACACTGTCGCCTTCTTCTGTCTCGTCATCATCCTTTCATTCGG tgTTGCACCAGCACTGGagccgccgtcgcccaaCCCGCCCTCTGCGGCCTTGCGCGGCCTGtacgtcctcgccgtggGTATCTCGTGCATCGTTGGCGGAGGCCTCGgcatcttcttcttcacGTTCGCCAAGTACTGGGTTGGAGCCGCTGGTGGCTTCTGTTTTGGTTGGTTCCTACTCGCCCTCCGCAAAGGTGGCCTGGTGCGCGACACTGGACCGCGCTGGGCCATCCTCGGCAGCTTCACTTTGGCCGCCCTCGTTGCGGCCTTCATTCCCAAAGCCCACGAATATGTCTTACTGGTTGCCAGCGCACTGGTAGGCGCCACCGCCTTTActctcggcgtcgactgCTTCACCCGCGCAGGCCTCAAGGAG ttcTACATCTACAACCTTGGTTATTCCCAGCTTTTCCCGTCGCTCAACGGTGGCAAGTTTCCCTTGACCCAGTCCATGCAGGTCGAGATTGGAGTTGTCGCAGCAGCGACTCTG ATCGCCTCCCTGATCCAATTCAAGGTCGTCAACATTCTCGCAAAGAGGCGCAAGCAGATagtcgaggacgaggaggcccGTCGCGAGGCCCAGGAGGTTTCGCGTGCCGCTGAGAACTTTAAGAACGTTGATGCCGAACTGGCTGAATGGGAGGGCAAGCATGGCAGTGGTGACGGCAACGCCAGCAGCCTATTAACGCCACCTCCCCAGGCGAGCAACCTGCCGGGCTTCGACGACAGCACGGGCAGCGGCTCCAACTCGACCCTCGTCCAGAGGACTCCTCAAAAGGACCAGCAGCCAATTGCGCCCGAACTGCGGATCAACCCACGCCGCATGAGTCTGCTTGAGGAGATGGGTTaccgcgacgaggagcttcCTCCTAGCCCTAACACCCCCACTCTACTCATCCATGACGCCGATCCTGAGATAGAGCAGaagctccagctcctcgccgatgtccgccgccagcgccaggACCTCCAGTCGACCATGGGCAACCTCCGTTCTTCCTTCCACGAGACCAGAGTTCCAGGCGATTCGGGTTCGATCAGCTCGCAAGGCTCGCGTCCTGCCACTGTCGCCGGCGTCATGGAGCGTGGACGTGGTGCGACGACTAGCCAGCCGGTGAGCGTGCACTCGCGCGCCAACTCTATGACAAGCCTGCAGTTACTTGACGGCGTGCACCAGCGTAAAGACTCAAACACCAGCAGTCGCCTACTGGACGACCGTCCCCGCAGCCGCCATCTCTCCGGTGCCAGCAGCCgcctgctcggcgacgacgagtatTATGCGCGTCGCGATTCACGCTCTCTTGGGAACAGCTTTGACGAGCGGCGTGCGCCGCGAACCTTCCTTCCTGGCGAGTATAGTGCAACCGAGCTCGGCTCCCGCCTTTCATTAGCCGACAGCTCAACTCGGCCTACTGAGGTCCTGCGTGTGGACAACATCGAGCCGCCCCAGACTACTCCTACCGGATCTGACTGGCAACGGCGCAACTCGGAGTGGGAAGAGTATGTCAAGAACCGCAATGTCCAGAGCGCCGCACCGCCGGGTCCTGCTCTGGACAATGACATGACTGTCGTCTCGACCAACGTGGCTCGTGCCATCTCGCAACGTAACGAGGGAACGCTCCGCCCCTCCGATCGTACTCCCGGCCAAGAGTACGGGGCCAACCTGATGCGGGCGCTGTCGATGGACATGCAGCGTGCCTCGGTCCTCCCGCCCCCAGCGGCACCTCGGCCCGCCGGCAACGATCGTGCACCTCGCTCCGCACCACGCGCCATGACGaccgacgagctggccgagcGCCACCGCGACAAGCTCTCGAAGCTGCAGGACAAGGTGACTGCGCCAATTCGCGAACAGATCGCCGTTGCCAACGCACGCGAAGAGTGGTCTaaggcgcaggcgcgcgagcgggaggaccaggcgcgtcgcgagcgtgagcgtgCCGAAGGCGCCCGACCACCAAAGCACGACCTTGGCGACACTGCCAAGGAGCGCTCAGTGGGTGACGTGCTCACGAGCCGCACCCCAGCGCGCCCGGCcgaccgccgccggcgcacCGAGGAGTGGCGCCACAGTGTTCCGCTCTCGCCTCCGAAGGCCGGGGTTAAACCCACCATGACGCCTTCAGCGTCGcaacccctcccccgctCCCACTCGTACCAGATGGCCAAGTCGCCGCCCGTCGCTCATGCCACTCTCCCCCACGACCGCCGTGCATCCCGCCGCACGAGCAAGGCCAACATTAACATCGCATAG
- a CDS encoding uncharacterized protein (Protein of unknown function (DUF1681)), whose translation MDKLTEEIESVSFVAREVMVYQVPPRTSAQGYKAAEWDVEKFLWKGRLRVIQVGARCDIRLEDPNTGELFAQATYASPWTQVEPVLDSSRYFVLRVEGDGGQRAYIGIGFLERSESFDFQVALQAVAKRSTQPDDEDKPQNRAPPKDYSLKEGQTFSIKLPGRDKPAAPKPSASEGGGLFSLPPPPPPGRRR comes from the exons ATGGACAAGTTGACAGAAGAAATCGAGAGTGTGTCGTTCGTCGCTCGCGAGGTCATGG TATATCAGGTGCCACCACGCACCTCGGCGCAAGGCTACAAGGCGGCCGAGTGGGACGTGGAGAAGTTTCTGTGGAAGGGCCGACTGCGTGTAATCCAAGTCGGGGCGCGGTGTGACATCCGTCTCGAG GACCCGAACACGGGTGAACTGTTCGCCCAAGCGACGTACGCCTCTCCGTGGACCCAAGTCGAACCTGTTCTCGACAGTAGCCGTTACTTTGTACTACGTGTGGAGGGGGATGGTGGTCAGCGCGCATACATTGGCATAGGTTtcctcgagcgcagcgagaGTTTTGATTTCCAA GTCGCGCTTCAGGCTGTGGCTAAGCGCTCGACGCagcccgacgacgaggataaGCCCCAGAACCGAGCGCCGCCAAAGGACTACTCGTTGAAGGAGGGTCAGACGTTCAGTATCAAGCTTCCTGGGCGTGACAAGCCCGCCGCACCCAAGCCCTCCGCGTCCGAGGGAGGTGGGTTGTTCTCGCtcccgcctccgcctccgcctggACGCCGGCGTTAA
- a CDS encoding uncharacterized protein (Domain of unknown function (DUF1966)): MIWVAATLLLLFTPAAALTTRQLRERSIYQVITDRFERPDGAVVDCDPAERRYCGGGWKGIQRQLAYIQGMGFDTVWISPVVANIDGIPGSESYHGYWASNMFELNERFGSPQDLLDLSNALHARGMFLMVDVAINHVGSVPDQFVVGEQYGPFNKAEHFHEFCIPDWKLEDQLESEQCWLTDHTPDLNTENAEVVSLLHGWIRHLVRKFHIDAIRVDTVKHVRKDFWPGFITAAGVAAMGEVYHGDPLYLRRYQEHSLDSILDYAMFFHLRRAFDSVNKPIEELTSMITRVHRMLPDPTLLASFLDNHDTPRFPGLVHDRALLKNAAVYPFVNDGYPIVYQGQEHGLSGGADPDNREAIWNHGFSISKQMYHVFARLNHARRRATAFPPFLTSLLWHHKLDAHTAVIAKPPLVSIFTNTGSTARVRVYYLPAMLTTYAPSMAVVDALSGQIFATDPQGGLSVPIVSGEPRVFLPLGTWEGRKVAWQHALPLHGELVMGATIEASIREPNIKHFTRLIQCAAKYGDDLCMNATSDSWELIVTNSTKSAYVCLALESAFFSRYKGSGSAAEQRRGVKCQLYAKSVLNVLGKASSVNTVERVDLKIFDPEGGLRARTDHSDEELDDDIHVASRTAHLELKLVYHHGITKKHFLHLHPSEGLRVVVDTEAQPSGFLVSARTLRDWLDHFSIAFTSSTSSSGTVRGDSHLAWQFTQNHIKIKNYETATTNVLATEVTLDVRDFSQYILEQDIGTLQLAESLGMDLDFWFSEASQPMAMTSTFLGNDRYGNETTLFKIFCALATTQTEAFSGAPPPTNGTPRDPAPVGNFAMRRSQSTMIKSERSESVASDGGQKPTTTPRRSSARPRASLTMTAEPERPPPMVTVVGAGMFPASQGVGPNDPEPLFQPGPSSQGSVMPMSQRMTQQEVLDLAGIGDLDLEAMLDDDLEDMARLADGADALDIPNDWDDIEADFNNISPQRLSTQKEDIAAAQQRASGNSSIISQRQFSLSHRGSDSDPIRPVEQSRGEASLEAESIAGTASRELSGNTSALSRLEREPNRAASNDQPLSREPSNVGRTTSRLCSHEPPSREGSRPSSRRNSTSRVDSSTQFRPDPTFFGEDETVLSDDELGPTQVSSGRVFETLFDD; this comes from the exons atgATCTGGGTCGCAGCTACCCTCCTGTTGCTGTTTACGCCCGCGGCCGCCCTGACTACACGGCAACTACGCGAGCGCTCAATCTACCAGGTGATCACCGACCGCTTTGAGCGTCCCGATGGTGCCGTGGTCGACTGTGACCCCGCCGAGCGACGATactgcggcggcggctggaaAGGCATCCAACGCCAGCTAGCCTACATTCAGGGCATGGGTTTCGATACTG TGTGGATCAGCCCCGTGGTCGCCAACATTGACGGTATTCCCGGTTCAGAGAGCTACCACG GCTACTGGGCCTCTAACATGTTTG agTTGAATGAGCGCTTCGGGTCACCACAAGACCTCTTGGACCTCTCGAACGCGCTGCACGCACGCGGCATGTTCCTCATGGTGGACGTGGCGATCAACCACGTCGGCAGTGTCCCGGACCAGTTTGTCGTTGGCGAGCAGTACGGCCCCTTTAACAAGGCTGAACACTTTCACGAATTCTGCATTCCTGATTGGAAACTCGAGGACCAACTCGAGAGCGAGCAGTGCTGGCTCACCGACCACACACCCGACCTCAACACTGAGAATGCAGAGGTCGTGTCGCTGCTACATGGTTGGATTCGTCACCTCGTACGCAAGTTCCACATCGACGCGATCCGTGTCGACACTGTCAAGCATGTCCGGAAAGACTTTTGGCCAGGCTTTATCACCGCCGCTGGTGTCGCTGCTATGGGGGAGGTGTATCACGGCG ATCCCCTCTATCTGCGTCGGTATCAGGAACACAGTCTCGACAGTATTCTCGACTATGCCATGTTCTTCCACCTCCGTCGCGCGTTCGACAGCGTCAACAAGCCCATCGAGGAGCTGACGTCCATGATCACACGCGTTCACCGCATGCTCCCCGACCCAACGCTGCTCGCGTCCTTTCTTGA CAACCATGACACCCCCCGCTTCCCTGGATTGGTGCATGACCGTGCC CTCCTCAAGAACGCTGCCGTGTACCCATTCGTAAATGACGGCTATCCTATCGTCTACCAGGGCCAAGAACAT GGCCTGAGTGGTGGCGCCGACCCTGATAACAGAGAGGCGATCTGGAACCATGGCTTCTCAATCTCGAAGCAGATGTACCACGTCTTCGCGCGCCTCAACCACgcaaggcggcgcgccacGGCCTTCCCGcccttcctcacctccctACTGTGGCACCACAAGCTGGATGCACACACGGCTGTCATCGCCAAGCCGCCCCTCGTTTCAATCTTCACAAACACGGGCTCAACCGCCCGCGTGCGCGTGTACTACCTCCCCGCTATGCTCACCACGTATGCCCCAAGTATGGCAGTGGTGGATGCGCTCTCGGGCCAGATTTTCGCCACTGACCCACAAGGCGGCCTGTCCGTCCCGATCGTTAGCGGCGAGCCGCgcgtcttcctccctctcgGCACGTGGGAGGGACGGAAAGTCGCCTGGCAACATGCACTTCCACTTCATGGGGAGC TCGTGATGGGGGCCACCATAGAGGCCTCGATCCGCGAGCCCAACATCAAGC ACTTCACGCGCCTGATCCAATGCGCGGCCAAGTACGGCGACGACCTTTGCATGAACGCGACGAGCGACTCT TGGGAGCTCATCGTCACCAACTCGACCAAGTCGGCGTACGTGTGCTTGGCGCTCGAgtcggccttcttctcgcggTACAAGGGGTCCGGTAGTGCGGCTGagcagcgccgcggcgtcaAGTGCCAGCTGTATGCCAAG TCCGTCCTCAACGTCCTGGGCAAGGCGTCGTCCGTGAATacggtcgagcgcgtcgacctcaagaTCTTCGATCCGGAGGGCGGGCTCCGCGCCCGTACGGACcacagcgacgaggagttggacgacgacattcATGTCGCCTCGCGCACAGCCCACCTCGAACTCAAGCTCGTGTACCACCACG GCATCACCAAGAAGCacttcctccaccttcaCCCGAGCGAGGGCCTGCgcgttgttgttgacaCGGAGGCACAGCCGTCGGGGTTCCTCGTCTCAGCACGCACCCTGCGTGACTGGCTTGATCATTTCTCCATCGCCTTCACGTCGAGCACGTCTAGCAGTGGCACAGTGCGAGGCGACTCACACCTCGCCTGGCAGTTTACACAGAACCACATCAAGATCAAGAACTACGAGACAGCCACCACAAACGTGCTCGCTACGGAGGTCACGCTTGACGTCCGCGACTTCAGCCAGTACATACTGGAGCAGGACATT GGAACGCTGCAGCTTGCCGAGTCGCTCGGCATGGACCTCGACTTCTGGTTCTCTGAGGCCTCTCAGCCCATGGCCATGACTTCTACTTTCCTCGGTAACGACCGGTATGGCAACGAGACCACGCTGTTCAAGATCTtctgcgcgctcgccacgACCCAGACAGAGGCGTTCAGCGGggctcctccacccacgAACGGTACCCCACGCGACCCTGCTCCAGTCGGCAACTTCGCTATGCGACGCAGCCAGAGTACGATGATCAAGAGCGAGCGCAGTGAATCGGTCGCCAGCGATGGCGGCCAAAAGCCGACCACAACTCCGCGGCGCAGCTCCGCTCGTCCGCGCGCCAGCCTCACCATGACTGCGGAGCCGGAACGGCCACCCCCAATGGTGACTGTCGTCGGAGCAGGCATGTTCCCTGCGTCGCAAGGTGTGGGTCCCAACGATCCCGAGCCGTTGTTCCAGCCTGGTCCATCGTCGCAGGGAAGCGTTATGCCTATGTCGCAGCGCATGACCCAACAGGAGGTTCTCGACCTGGCGGGAATTGGtgatctcgacctcgaagcGATGCTGGACGATGACTTGGAGGACATGGCTAGACTAGCTGATGGCGCTGACGCACTGGACATCCCCAACGACTGGGATGACATCGAGGCTGACTTCAACAACATCTCGCCGCAACGTTTGTCGACACAGAAGGAGGACATTGCGGCCGCGCAACAGCGGGCATCTGGAAACTCTTCGATCATCTCCCAGCGTCAGTTCAGCCTGTCGCATCGCGGCTCGGATTCCGACCCCATACGCCCCGTTGAACAGAGCCGGGGAGAAGCATCGTTGGAGGCCGAGTCGATCGCCGGAACGGCGTCTCGCGAGCTGAGCGGCAACACGAGCGCGCTCTCAC GGCTTGAACGTGAACCAAACCGCGCCGCAAGCAATGACCAGCCTCTGTCACGCGAGCCGAGCAATGTCGGACGCACCACCAGCCGTCTGTGTTCCCATGAGCCGCCTTCGCGCGAGGGCAGCCGCCCATCTAGTAGGCGCAACTCCACAAGTCGCGTCGACTCGAGTACTCAGTTCCGTCCCGACCCCACGTTCTtcggggaggacgagacggtgctcagcgacgacgagttgggCCCTACACAAGTATCTAGTGGGCGTGTG TTCGAGACGCTGTTCGACGACTAG
- a CDS encoding uncharacterized protein (DUF1183-domain-containing protein), translating to MPKHTKVPLSQVRTLTLRQGAKTTARRTSAVPQLSCKGKYCTYAPRVVQCRQEGHDGLSPQWACQADLPSSLAFGPLEVVCEGWARAGDSNVLAGSCALEYELVPSANTHDVPAAGSSSGPGFWTGMAAGAAATAAYNRATRPNPQVNAQAGPSQPGRRGWFGGAAQDDFDISSVPRGPREDEPGGGEMRSASGFGGTRTR from the exons ATGCCAAAGCACACCAAAGTGCCGCTCAGCCAAGTCCGTACCCTAACCCTCCGACAGGGTGCCAAGACTACCGCGCGCCGCACTAGTGCTGTCC CCCAGCTAAGCTGTAAGGGCAAGTACTGCACTTATGCGCCGCGCGTCGTCCAGTGTCGTCAGGAGGGACACGACGGCCTCTCGCCCCAATGGGCGTGTCAGGCCGACCTGCCGTCCTCTCTGGCATTTGGACCACTAGAAGTCGTGTGTGAAGGCTGGGCAAGGGCTGGAGACTCCAACGTCCTTGCTGGCTCGTGTGCGCTCGAGTACGAGCTCGTGCCTTCCGCCAACACCCATGACGTCCCGGCTGCAG GCTCAAGTTCGGGACCAGGGTTCTGGACGGGCATGGCAGCCGGAgcggccgcgacggcggcgtacAACCGCGCGACACGCCCAAATCCCCAGGTGAACGCGCAGGCGGGGCCATCTCAACCCGGCCGCAGGGGCTGGttcggcggcgcagcacAGGACGACTTTGATATTTCCAGCGTCCCAAGGGGACCgcgggaggacgagccTGGTGGCGGCGAGATGCGGAGCGCATCGGGGTTCGGAGgaacgaggacgcgctga